A single Mixta calida DNA region contains:
- a CDS encoding helix-turn-helix domain-containing protein: MRSDAFIHDLIDWIDNNIEGRLDLDTVSERAGYSKWHLQRMFKEHTGYPLGEYIRSQKLKKSADRLTTSNEPILNVAISLGFDSQQSFNRSFKRQFGKAPGAWRRSVVQQHSKSLQS; encoded by the coding sequence ATGAGAAGTGACGCCTTTATTCACGATTTAATCGACTGGATTGACAACAATATCGAAGGCAGGCTGGATCTCGATACGGTATCCGAACGCGCCGGCTATTCGAAATGGCATCTGCAGCGAATGTTTAAAGAGCATACCGGCTACCCGCTGGGCGAGTACATTCGTTCGCAGAAGCTGAAAAAATCAGCGGATCGCCTGACGACCAGCAACGAACCTATCCTGAACGTCGCTATTTCGCTGGGTTTCGATTCGCAGCAGTCGTTTAACCGCAGCTTTAAACGACAGTTCGGCAAAGCGCCGGGCGCATGGCGCCGCAGCGTTGTTCAGCAGCACAGCAAATCATTACAAAGCTGA
- a CDS encoding RrF2 family transcriptional regulator, whose protein sequence is MLDYRFPTALQMVLSVAMAEQSGKRSTSAILAYGLEANPSFIRKLMVPLTRDGIIVSTLGRTGSIHLGRPADQITLRDIYVSVIEDKKIWASRPEVPARCVVSANACWYFKAIAEEAEEASLKVLAKRTVADALEELKKKDTSGCEAVPEPEPEIICKKSR, encoded by the coding sequence ATGTTAGATTACCGCTTCCCGACAGCTTTGCAGATGGTATTAAGCGTAGCGATGGCGGAGCAGTCGGGTAAACGCTCCACCAGCGCCATACTGGCGTATGGTCTGGAAGCGAACCCCAGCTTTATTCGTAAGCTGATGGTGCCGCTCACACGCGACGGCATCATTGTTTCCACTCTTGGCCGTACTGGCTCTATCCATCTTGGACGTCCCGCCGATCAGATTACGCTGCGCGATATTTATGTTTCGGTGATCGAAGATAAGAAAATCTGGGCGTCGCGACCGGAAGTGCCGGCGCGCTGCGTGGTGAGCGCCAATGCCTGTTGGTATTTCAAGGCGATAGCGGAAGAGGCGGAAGAGGCCTCGCTGAAGGTGCTGGCAAAGCGCACCGTCGCCGATGCGCTGGAGGAGCTTAAGAAAAAAGATACCAGCGGCTGCGAGGCGGTGCCTGAGCCTGAACCGGAAATCATCTGTAAAAAGAGCCGCTAA
- a CDS encoding helix-turn-helix transcriptional regulator produces MTNATRNEIQEKSNHRLLGEFLRSRRESLDPVRLGLPRMRHRRTPGLRREEVAQLADVGVTWYTWLEQGREIKASAKTLTAIAAALQCNEAETQHLFRLAGQVWSAGSAAKACERLSAHTRIMLDSLNPLPAVVQNQRFDIMGHNQAWARLMNVDVETLPEEERNCMWLAFNHPGWRSAVADWHDVMPQMVAMFRAQMGEHLGDPVWEGFLERLLTHSSEFRDTWQSYELRSIENRVKYFQHPQVGRLALRQNNWWSAPRNGDRLMVYIPDDEASARALQHITSSD; encoded by the coding sequence ATGACCAACGCGACCCGTAATGAAATCCAGGAAAAATCGAACCATCGTCTGCTGGGCGAATTTTTACGTAGCCGACGCGAGAGCCTTGATCCGGTGCGGCTTGGGCTGCCACGTATGCGCCACCGCCGTACGCCGGGGCTAAGACGCGAGGAGGTGGCGCAGCTGGCCGATGTCGGCGTGACCTGGTATACCTGGCTAGAGCAGGGAAGAGAAATCAAAGCCTCAGCCAAAACGCTGACGGCGATCGCGGCTGCGTTACAGTGTAACGAGGCAGAAACGCAGCACCTTTTTCGCCTCGCGGGACAGGTCTGGAGCGCAGGCAGCGCGGCAAAAGCGTGCGAACGTCTCTCGGCGCACACGCGGATTATGCTGGACAGTCTGAATCCATTGCCGGCGGTAGTGCAAAATCAGCGTTTCGATATTATGGGCCACAACCAGGCCTGGGCGCGTCTGATGAATGTGGATGTGGAAACGCTGCCGGAAGAGGAGCGCAACTGCATGTGGCTGGCGTTTAACCATCCCGGCTGGCGCAGCGCCGTGGCGGACTGGCACGATGTGATGCCGCAAATGGTGGCGATGTTCCGCGCGCAGATGGGCGAACATCTGGGCGATCCGGTCTGGGAAGGCTTTCTGGAGCGATTGTTGACCCATTCCTCTGAATTTCGTGACACCTGGCAGAGCTACGAGCTGCGCAGCATCGAAAACCGCGTCAAATATTTCCAGCACCCGCAGGTCGGCAGGCTGGCGCTGCGGCAGAATAACTGGTGGTCTGCGCCGCGCAACGGCGATCGACTGATGGTCTATATTCCGGACGATGAGGCCAGCGCCCGCGCGTTACAGCACATCACCTCTTCTGACTAA
- a CDS encoding MFS transporter, with product MNTTTLGRAGLIVLLAGQLLPMIDFSIVNVALDAMSASLRASAIELALIVAIYGIAFAVCLAMGSRLGDNFGRRKIFITGVWLFAVASLLCGVATDVKTLLLARALQGAGAALVVPQILATLHVTLHGRAHARAIGLYGGIGGLAFIIGQVMGGFLIGANVAGYGWRSVFLINLPVCLAILLTARRFIPETRNPEPLPLDIAGTLLLAGATGSLMVALALGPVLHWTWPCLLLLALFPLLLLQLWRTEVALEKRGGAPLLPPLLLRLPSMRFGISLAVLFFSCWSGFMFAVALTLQSGAGMSAFSSGNAFIALGAAYFLVSISSTRIVEHLGKRATLLLGCAIQMSGLLLLMATFYYGWATIGVLILMPATLVIGGGQALIVSTFYRIGMADVPRDYAGAGSATLSTVQQAVFGMGPMVLGSVFTQMLLQGDYRHAVLATLAAEWLLMLALVAHTLWSRRIFAVPCRQTTAPLE from the coding sequence ATGAATACAACAACGTTAGGACGGGCCGGACTTATCGTGTTGCTGGCCGGGCAGTTGCTGCCGATGATCGATTTTTCCATTGTTAACGTTGCCCTCGACGCCATGTCCGCCAGTCTGCGGGCGTCGGCCATCGAGCTGGCGCTGATTGTGGCGATCTACGGCATCGCGTTCGCCGTCTGCCTGGCGATGGGCAGTCGGCTGGGCGACAATTTTGGCCGCCGTAAAATATTTATTACCGGCGTGTGGCTGTTTGCCGTCGCTTCGCTGCTGTGCGGCGTGGCGACCGATGTGAAAACGCTTTTGCTGGCGCGGGCGTTACAGGGCGCAGGCGCGGCGCTGGTGGTGCCGCAGATCCTCGCTACGCTGCACGTCACCCTTCATGGACGCGCTCATGCCCGCGCGATCGGGCTTTACGGCGGTATTGGCGGGCTGGCTTTCATTATCGGTCAGGTGATGGGCGGCTTTTTGATTGGCGCGAACGTGGCGGGTTACGGCTGGCGCAGCGTTTTCCTTATCAACCTGCCGGTTTGCCTGGCGATTCTGCTGACGGCGCGACGCTTTATTCCTGAAACCCGCAATCCTGAGCCGCTGCCGTTAGATATCGCCGGCACGCTACTGCTGGCGGGCGCGACGGGCAGCCTGATGGTCGCGCTGGCGCTGGGGCCGGTGCTGCACTGGACGTGGCCATGCCTGCTGCTGCTGGCGCTGTTTCCACTGCTATTACTCCAGCTGTGGCGTACCGAAGTCGCGCTGGAAAAACGCGGCGGCGCCCCGCTGTTGCCGCCGCTACTGCTACGGTTGCCCAGCATGCGTTTCGGCATCAGCCTGGCGGTGCTGTTCTTCAGCTGCTGGAGCGGCTTTATGTTCGCCGTCGCGCTGACGTTGCAGTCGGGCGCTGGCATGAGCGCCTTTTCTTCCGGCAACGCCTTTATCGCGCTCGGCGCCGCCTATTTCCTGGTCTCGATTAGCTCGACCCGCATTGTGGAGCATCTGGGTAAGCGCGCCACCCTGCTGCTGGGTTGTGCGATTCAGATGAGCGGTCTGCTGCTGCTGATGGCGACCTTTTACTACGGCTGGGCAACGATCGGCGTACTTATCCTGATGCCCGCCACGCTGGTGATCGGCGGCGGGCAGGCGCTGATCGTCAGTACCTTTTATCGTATCGGCATGGCCGACGTGCCGCGCGACTACGCAGGCGCGGGCAGCGCTACGCTGTCGACGGTGCAGCAGGCGGTCTTTGGCATGGGGCCGATGGTGCTGGGATCGGTATTTACGCAGATGCTGCTGCAGGGCGACTATCGCCATGCGGTGCTGGCAACCCTGGCAGCAGAGTGGCTGCTGATGCTGGCGCTGGTGGCGCATACGCTCTGGTCGCGCCGTATCTTCGCCGTTCCGTGCCGGCAAACCACGGCGCCGCTGGAATAA
- a CDS encoding sugar transporter, protein MQTPVSRKTAWLRVVLLAVAAFIFNTTEFVPVGLLSDIAASFSMKTPEVGVMLTIYAWVVALMSLPLMLATRNMERRLLLTGIFIIFTLSHILSLMAWNFWVLVASRIGIALAHAVFWSITASLAIRVAPAGKKTQALSMLATGTALAMVLGVPIGRIIGQYLGWRITFGMIGASALVLMLMLIKLLPKLPSEHTGSLSSVPMLFKRPALVSMYLLVTLVVTAHYTAYSYIEPFMQIIASQGENFTTFLLLIFGSAGIVGSIIFSVLGNKFPSALLLSAIGLITLCMGLLLFAAVHPFAVSVLCIIWGMGMMTIGLAMQVRVLSLAPDATDVAMSLFSGIYNIGIGAGALLGNQVSLHFKMADVGNVGAIIGLLALFWCIFIFRRYPQLRSNG, encoded by the coding sequence ATGCAAACACCTGTATCCCGCAAAACGGCCTGGCTACGCGTTGTCCTTCTGGCTGTGGCAGCTTTTATTTTTAACACCACTGAATTTGTGCCGGTGGGTCTGCTTTCTGATATCGCCGCCTCATTCTCAATGAAAACGCCGGAAGTCGGTGTAATGCTGACTATTTACGCCTGGGTGGTGGCGCTAATGTCGCTGCCGCTGATGCTGGCGACGCGCAATATGGAGCGTCGACTGCTGCTGACAGGCATTTTTATCATCTTTACCCTGAGCCATATTCTGTCGCTGATGGCGTGGAATTTTTGGGTGCTGGTGGCGTCACGCATCGGCATTGCGCTGGCGCATGCGGTATTCTGGTCCATCACCGCCTCGCTGGCGATCCGCGTCGCCCCCGCTGGTAAAAAAACCCAGGCGCTGAGTATGCTGGCGACCGGTACCGCGCTGGCAATGGTGTTAGGCGTGCCGATTGGCCGCATTATTGGTCAGTATCTGGGATGGCGCATCACCTTTGGCATGATTGGCGCTTCGGCGCTGGTGCTGATGCTGATGCTGATTAAGCTGCTGCCGAAGCTGCCCAGCGAGCATACCGGTTCGCTCAGCAGCGTGCCGATGCTGTTTAAGCGCCCGGCCCTGGTCAGCATGTATCTGCTGGTGACGCTGGTGGTGACGGCACACTACACCGCCTACAGCTATATCGAGCCGTTTATGCAGATCATCGCTTCTCAGGGCGAGAACTTCACCACCTTCCTGCTGTTGATCTTCGGCTCTGCGGGCATTGTGGGCAGCATTATCTTTAGCGTGCTGGGCAATAAGTTTCCTTCCGCGCTGCTGCTGAGCGCTATCGGCTTGATTACGCTCTGTATGGGACTGCTGCTGTTCGCGGCGGTGCATCCGTTCGCGGTGTCGGTGCTGTGCATTATCTGGGGCATGGGCATGATGACCATCGGCCTGGCGATGCAGGTGCGCGTGCTGTCGCTGGCGCCGGACGCCACCGACGTGGCGATGTCGCTGTTTTCCGGCATCTACAATATCGGCATCGGCGCGGGTGCGCTGCTCGGAAACCAGGTGAGCCTGCACTTTAAGATGGCGGATGTCGGCAACGTTGGCGCGATCATCGGGCTGCTGGCGCTGTTCTGGTGCATTTTCATCTTCCGTCGCTATCCGCAACTGCGCAGCAACGGCTGA
- the rhaM gene encoding L-rhamnose mutarotase yields MLRKAFVMQVYPHCHQAYQQRHSPIWPELEQTLKEHGAHHYSIFLDERRSLLFACVEIESEARWEAVAQTEVCQRWWASMRELMPANPDNSPVSQPLKEVFYLA; encoded by the coding sequence ATGTTGCGTAAAGCCTTTGTGATGCAGGTCTACCCGCACTGTCATCAAGCCTATCAGCAGCGGCATTCGCCTATTTGGCCGGAACTGGAGCAAACGTTAAAGGAACATGGCGCGCATCACTACAGCATTTTTCTCGATGAGCGCCGCAGCCTGCTGTTTGCCTGTGTGGAAATAGAATCAGAGGCGCGCTGGGAAGCGGTGGCGCAGACAGAGGTGTGTCAGCGCTGGTGGGCGTCAATGCGCGAGCTGATGCCTGCGAACCCTGATAACAGCCCGGTAAGCCAGCCGTTAAAAGAAGTTTTTTATCTGGCGTAG
- the rhaD gene encoding rhamnulose-1-phosphate aldolase, translating into MQSILSSWFVQGMVKATSDMWLKGWDERNGGNVTMRLLPEEVAPFKQDFVADPRCIELSRPAPGLANDWFIVTGSGKFFRNVQLDPADSLALLQVDEKGLSYKIHWGLTNGGVPTSELASHFQSHSVRKQLTNGADRVIMHCHATNFMALSYVVELDSARFTRLLWEGSTECLVVFPDGVGIVPWMVPGTDEIGDATAQQMQSHSLVMWPFHGIFGAGPTLDETFGLIDTAEKSSEVLVKVISMGGLRQSITTEQLIALGKRFNVNPWQAALDTGPAHVA; encoded by the coding sequence ATGCAATCGATTCTTTCTTCCTGGTTCGTCCAGGGAATGGTGAAGGCCACCAGCGATATGTGGCTGAAGGGGTGGGACGAACGCAACGGCGGCAACGTCACCATGCGTCTGCTGCCGGAAGAGGTGGCGCCCTTTAAACAGGATTTCGTCGCCGATCCGCGCTGCATTGAACTCAGCCGCCCGGCGCCGGGCCTGGCGAACGACTGGTTTATCGTCACCGGCTCCGGTAAGTTTTTTCGCAACGTTCAGCTTGATCCGGCGGACAGTCTGGCGCTGCTGCAGGTGGATGAAAAGGGCCTCTCTTATAAAATTCACTGGGGGCTGACGAACGGCGGCGTGCCGACCTCGGAGCTGGCCTCGCACTTTCAGTCGCACAGCGTGCGCAAACAGCTGACCAACGGCGCGGATCGGGTAATCATGCACTGCCACGCCACCAACTTTATGGCGCTGAGCTATGTGGTGGAGCTGGACTCGGCGCGCTTTACCCGGCTGCTGTGGGAAGGCAGTACCGAGTGCCTGGTGGTGTTTCCCGACGGCGTCGGCATCGTGCCCTGGATGGTACCCGGCACCGACGAGATAGGCGACGCCACCGCGCAGCAGATGCAGTCTCACAGTCTGGTGATGTGGCCTTTCCACGGCATCTTCGGCGCCGGGCCGACGCTGGATGAGACCTTCGGCCTGATCGATACTGCCGAGAAGTCGTCCGAGGTACTGGTGAAGGTGATATCGATGGGCGGTCTGCGCCAGAGCATCACCACCGAACAGCTGATCGCGCTGGGGAAACGCTTTAACGTTAACCCGTGGCAGGCGGCACTGGACACGGGGCCGGCTCATGTTGCGTAA
- a CDS encoding L-rhamnose isomerase produces the protein MTRLTEQAFELAKQRFADTGVDVEAAITQLDKIPVSMHCWQGDDVRGFENPQGALTGGIQATGNYPGRARNADELRADVDLALGLIPGPKRFNLHAIYLESDKPVDRNEIEPQHFANWVSWAKERQLGLDFNPTCFSHALSADGFTLSHADAGIRQFWIDHCKASRKISAWFGEQLGTPSVMNIWVPDGMKDLTIDRFAPRQRLMQSLDEVLIEKLNPAHHIDAVESKLFGIGAESYTVGSNEFCLGYAASRQTALTLDAGHFHPTEVISDKISTVMLYVPRLLLHVSRPVRWDSDHVVLLDDETQAIAQEIVRQKLFDKVHIGLDFFDASINRIAAWVIGTRNAKKALLRALLEPTDKLRSLETAGDYTARLALLEEQKSLPWQAVWEMWCLRHDVPADAGWLRNVRDYEEQTLSQR, from the coding sequence ATGACCAGGCTTACAGAACAGGCTTTTGAACTGGCGAAACAGCGATTTGCCGATACCGGCGTCGATGTCGAAGCCGCCATAACCCAGCTGGATAAGATTCCGGTTTCCATGCACTGCTGGCAGGGCGACGACGTGCGCGGCTTTGAAAACCCGCAGGGCGCGCTGACCGGCGGCATTCAGGCCACCGGCAACTATCCGGGACGCGCGCGCAACGCCGACGAACTGCGCGCCGACGTGGATCTGGCGCTGGGGCTGATCCCCGGCCCGAAACGCTTCAACCTGCACGCCATCTATCTTGAAAGCGACAAACCGGTGGATCGCAATGAAATTGAACCGCAGCACTTCGCTAACTGGGTGAGCTGGGCGAAAGAGCGTCAGCTCGGCCTCGATTTCAACCCTACCTGCTTTTCGCATGCGCTGAGCGCGGACGGTTTTACGCTTTCTCACGCCGATGCGGGCATCCGTCAGTTCTGGATCGATCACTGTAAAGCCAGCCGTAAAATCTCTGCGTGGTTCGGTGAACAGCTGGGCACGCCGTCGGTAATGAATATCTGGGTGCCGGACGGGATGAAAGATCTCACTATCGATCGCTTTGCGCCGCGCCAGCGGCTGATGCAGTCGTTGGATGAAGTGCTGATCGAGAAACTTAATCCGGCGCATCATATCGACGCGGTGGAGAGCAAGCTGTTCGGCATCGGCGCGGAAAGCTATACCGTCGGCTCAAACGAATTCTGCCTGGGCTACGCCGCCAGCAGGCAAACCGCGCTGACGCTGGATGCCGGCCATTTCCATCCCACCGAGGTGATCTCCGACAAAATTTCCACCGTCATGCTCTACGTGCCGCGCCTGCTGCTGCACGTCAGTCGCCCGGTGCGCTGGGACAGCGATCATGTGGTGCTGCTGGATGATGAAACCCAGGCGATCGCCCAAGAGATCGTGCGGCAGAAGCTGTTCGATAAAGTGCATATCGGCCTCGATTTCTTCGACGCCTCGATTAACCGCATCGCCGCCTGGGTGATCGGCACACGCAACGCGAAAAAAGCGCTGCTGCGGGCGCTGCTGGAACCGACCGACAAGCTGCGGTCGCTGGAGACGGCGGGCGACTATACCGCGCGCCTGGCGCTGCTGGAAGAACAGAAGTCGCTGCCCTGGCAGGCGGTATGGGAGATGTGGTGCCTGCGCCATGATGTCCCGGCGGATGCAGGCTGGCTGCGCAACGTGCGCGACTATGAAGAACAGACCCTCAGTCAACGGTAA
- the rhaB gene encoding rhamnulokinase, producing the protein MTHRNFVAIDLGASSGRIMLARYQPEAQSLTLEQIGRFANRRHQSEGYDCWDIDALEQAIRDGLEQLLESGIVPESIGIDTWGVDVVMLNQAGERVGLPVSYRDKRTHGLMAQAQRELGRDLIWQHTGIQFLPFNTLYQLRAFSQTHPDLVDEVAHVLMIPDYLQYRLTGQLNWEYTNASTTQLLNLKTGEWDSELLRWAGARAAWFGKPRQPGTQVGEWQSRSGLRIPLVAVATHDTASAVLATPLGASDEAYLCSGTWSLLGFESATPFNSAAALSANITNEGGAEGRYRVLKNIMGLWLLQRVCDELQIEDLCALIEEAARYPACQAIIDANDARYINPASMVREIQDACAEQAMPVPHSPVALARTIFDSLALLYREVMEELSALRGSPFSRLHIVGGGSQNPLLNQLCANACQLPVSIGPVEASTLGNIGSQLIARGELADVEAFRRCVAQNFPSRLINPLTDSALTDGWSRFQALKQPRKELCL; encoded by the coding sequence ATGACGCACCGCAATTTTGTTGCCATCGACCTCGGCGCCTCGAGCGGCCGCATCATGCTGGCGCGCTACCAGCCGGAAGCGCAATCACTGACGCTGGAGCAGATTGGCCGTTTCGCCAACCGGCGTCATCAGTCGGAAGGGTATGACTGCTGGGATATCGACGCGCTGGAGCAGGCGATCCGTGACGGACTGGAGCAGCTGCTGGAGAGCGGGATCGTGCCGGAGAGCATCGGCATCGACACCTGGGGCGTGGACGTAGTGATGCTGAACCAGGCGGGCGAGCGCGTCGGCCTGCCGGTCTCTTACCGCGACAAGCGCACCCACGGCCTGATGGCGCAGGCGCAGCGCGAGCTGGGACGCGATCTTATCTGGCAACATACCGGCATCCAGTTTCTGCCTTTTAATACGCTTTATCAGCTGCGCGCCTTTAGCCAGACGCATCCCGATCTGGTGGACGAGGTCGCCCATGTGCTGATGATCCCGGATTATCTGCAATACCGGCTAACCGGACAGCTTAACTGGGAGTACACCAACGCCAGCACCACGCAGCTGCTTAACCTGAAAACCGGCGAATGGGACAGCGAACTGCTCCGCTGGGCGGGCGCGCGTGCGGCGTGGTTCGGCAAACCGCGTCAGCCGGGAACGCAGGTCGGCGAGTGGCAGAGCCGCAGCGGACTGCGCATTCCGCTGGTGGCGGTCGCCACGCACGATACCGCCAGCGCGGTGTTGGCGACGCCGCTGGGCGCGTCCGATGAGGCTTATCTCTGCTCCGGCACCTGGTCGCTGCTCGGCTTTGAAAGCGCGACGCCGTTCAACAGCGCCGCCGCGCTGAGCGCCAATATCACCAATGAAGGCGGGGCGGAAGGGCGTTACCGCGTGCTGAAAAACATTATGGGGCTGTGGCTGCTGCAGCGCGTCTGCGACGAGCTGCAAATTGAAGACCTCTGCGCGCTGATCGAGGAAGCCGCGCGTTATCCCGCCTGTCAGGCGATTATCGACGCCAACGACGCCCGCTACATCAATCCGGCCAGCATGGTGCGCGAAATTCAGGACGCCTGCGCGGAACAGGCGATGCCGGTGCCGCACAGCCCGGTCGCGCTGGCGCGGACCATTTTCGACAGCCTGGCGCTGCTCTATCGCGAGGTGATGGAGGAGCTGTCGGCGCTGCGCGGGTCACCCTTTAGCCGTCTGCATATTGTCGGCGGCGGCAGCCAAAACCCGCTGCTGAACCAGCTCTGCGCCAACGCCTGCCAGCTGCCGGTCAGCATCGGGCCGGTCGAGGCCTCCACGCTCGGCAATATCGGCAGTCAGCTGATCGCCCGCGGCGAGCTAGCGGACGTCGAGGCTTTCCGCCGCTGCGTTGCGCAAAATTTTCCATCCCGACTGATTAACCCTCTCACAGACAGCGCGCTAACCGACGGCTGGTCGCGTTTTCAGGCGCTGAAACAACCGCGTAAGGAATTATGCTTATGA
- the rhaS gene encoding HTH-type transcriptional activator RhaS: MTVLHSADFFPDGDLPVAVEPRAPQGVFPEHHHDFHEIVLVEQGAGIHIFNGQPQSLCGGCVCFVRDHDRHLYEQTENLYLTNVLWRGPQAFRFLAGLQDLLPQEHDGRYPSHWRISNRVMAQAKTLVAQLQEPDGGDATEQRVRQELTFMQLLVLLRQGCREQESDAQEARLLRLLDWLNEHYSEDVDWDALADRFSLSLRTLHRQLKQQTGSTPQRYLNRLRLLQARHLLRHSDMRITDIAFQCGFGDSNHFSTLFRREFGCAPRAERQQMW; this comes from the coding sequence ATGACCGTGTTACACAGCGCTGACTTTTTTCCTGACGGCGACCTGCCGGTGGCGGTTGAGCCGCGAGCGCCGCAGGGCGTATTCCCGGAACACCACCATGATTTTCATGAGATCGTGCTGGTGGAACAGGGGGCGGGCATCCATATCTTCAACGGCCAGCCTCAGTCGCTGTGCGGCGGCTGCGTCTGTTTCGTGCGCGATCACGACAGGCACCTTTATGAGCAGACCGAGAACCTCTATTTAACCAACGTGCTGTGGCGCGGCCCGCAGGCGTTTCGCTTTCTCGCCGGGTTACAGGATCTGCTGCCGCAGGAACACGATGGCCGCTACCCTTCTCACTGGCGCATCAGCAATCGGGTGATGGCGCAGGCGAAGACGCTGGTGGCGCAGTTGCAGGAGCCCGACGGCGGCGACGCCACTGAACAGCGCGTGCGGCAGGAGCTGACCTTTATGCAGCTGCTGGTGCTGCTGCGCCAGGGCTGTCGCGAACAGGAGAGCGACGCGCAGGAGGCGCGGCTGCTGCGGCTGCTTGACTGGCTGAATGAACACTACAGCGAAGATGTCGACTGGGATGCGCTGGCCGATCGCTTTTCGCTGTCGCTGCGCACGCTGCATCGTCAGCTGAAGCAGCAAACCGGCAGCACGCCGCAGCGTTATCTGAACCGGCTGCGGCTGTTGCAGGCGCGGCACCTGCTGCGCCACAGCGATATGCGCATCACGGATATCGCTTTTCAGTGCGGATTCGGCGACAGCAACCATTTTTCGACGCTGTTCCGCCGGGAATTTGGCTGTGCGCCGCGCGCCGAGCGACAGCAGATGTGGTAA
- the rhaR gene encoding HTH-type transcriptional activator RhaR: protein MALILAKADYFPSEAMPVAVADRAPQPSFPPHRHEFSEIVIVWRGNGLHVLNDRPWLVTCGDLFYIQHSDCHSYESVNDLVLDNILYCPERFRLGLDWSQLLPLDDADYRAHWRLTTRGMALARGVILQLEQESRKTDLLSMQLAEALFLQLALILRRHRYVAERAGELPEGEQLDLLMSAIQASTGRPFDLAAFCHHNQLSERALKQLFRQQTGMTIGHYLRQLQLCQAKYLLRSTDLLIGEVAARCGFDDSNYFSAVFTRETHFTPSAWRQRFERAGKHAQPVIERQK from the coding sequence ATGGCGCTGATACTGGCGAAAGCGGACTACTTTCCCTCGGAGGCGATGCCGGTCGCGGTGGCCGATCGTGCGCCGCAGCCCTCTTTCCCGCCGCATCGCCATGAATTCAGCGAAATCGTCATTGTCTGGCGCGGCAACGGCCTGCATGTGCTCAACGACCGCCCCTGGCTGGTAACCTGCGGTGACCTTTTCTACATCCAGCACAGCGACTGCCACAGCTACGAGTCGGTAAACGATCTGGTGCTGGATAATATTCTCTACTGTCCTGAACGCTTTCGCCTTGGTCTCGACTGGTCGCAGCTGCTGCCGCTGGACGACGCCGACTACCGCGCTCACTGGCGTTTAACCACGCGCGGCATGGCGCTGGCGCGCGGCGTGATTTTACAGCTGGAGCAGGAAAGCCGTAAAACCGACCTGCTCTCCATGCAGCTGGCGGAGGCGCTGTTTTTGCAGCTGGCGCTGATTTTACGCCGCCACCGCTACGTCGCCGAGCGCGCCGGGGAACTGCCCGAAGGCGAACAGCTCGATCTGCTGATGTCGGCGATTCAGGCCAGCACCGGCCGCCCCTTCGATCTCGCCGCCTTTTGCCACCACAATCAGCTCAGCGAACGCGCGCTGAAGCAGCTGTTTCGCCAGCAAACCGGCATGACGATTGGCCACTATCTGCGTCAGCTGCAGCTCTGTCAGGCGAAATATTTGCTGCGCAGCACCGACCTGCTGATTGGCGAGGTGGCGGCGCGCTGCGGCTTCGACGACAGCAACTACTTCTCCGCCGTGTTTACCCGCGAAACCCATTTCACCCCCAGCGCCTGGCGTCAACGCTTCGAGCGCGCCGGTAAACATGCACAGCCGGTGATTGAACGTCAAAAATAA